In the Methanosphaera stadtmanae DSM 3091 genome, AAAACTTTTCATTGATAATTTCAGACTGTTTGCAAAGGAAGATGCAACTGGAATTATAATGATTAAAGCAAGAAGTATTGATGTAACAATGAATCCAAATACAATTTTTAAACAGGAAAAAAGAAAGCTTGAAGAAAGTGGCCTAAAAGTTTTAGAAGAAATAAAACTTGACCCTTATGAAAAGGATCATATTGCATTTATTTGTAAAAAATCATTCTAAAAAAAAGATGATAGATTTTTATATTAATTTATAAATTCTATCAATTATTTTTTGAGAAATATGCCATTTAGAATCAAGACATAACTTCTCACAACCATCATCACTAATTAAGTAAACCTCATTATCCTCACATCCAGGTCCAGCCCCTTCAACAAGAATATCATTAGCCACCATTAAATCAACATCGTATTGATTTTTTTTATTAGTAGCCTTTTTAATTAAATCACCCTCAGACAAACCAGCTTCAGCCTTAAATCCAACAATAAAAATATTAGAATTAATTTCTCTTACTTGTTCTAAAATTTTAGGTAATCTTCTAAGATTAAGTGATAAATCATTGTCTGATGAATATTTTAAATCACTCTTATTTTCCACTTCAAAATCAGAAACAGCTGCTGTTGAAACGAAAATATCAGCATTTATAATCTCTTTTTTCACAACTTCAGCCATTTCACGTGATGATTCCACATTGATCCTCCTAAAAGTTTTAGGAATATGTGTTTTTGTTATTCCACAAATCAATGTAACATTAGCTCCTTGACGATATGCTTCTTTTGCAATTTCAACACCCATCTTACCAGAACTTCTATTAGTTATTCCACGCATAGCATCAATTTCTTCAAAAGTTCCACCAGCAGTTATAACGACATTCATTCCATCTAATTTATTTTCAGAAACCATTCTTTCCACTTCAAGAACAATATCATGTTTACTTGGAAACTTAGCTTTTCTTTCTTCATTAGTAGGTTCTATAAATCTAACTTCTGGATGTTTTTCTTTAATTTTATTAATATTTTCTTCTATTGCATGATACATTGAAATATGCATTGATGGAACAAATAATATTGGAGTTTTATAACCACTGGCTGTTAATAGAAGAGTAGTTACTGAAGTATCTGCTATTTTATAAGCAAATTTACTTATTGTATTTGCTGTTGCTGGTGCAACAAGTATTAAATCAGCTTGTGCATTTTTTACATGTTCAACATTACCAGTAATTTTTGTTACAACAGGATTCTTTGTTGCAAATTCCATAGACAGTGGTGTTATAATATCACATGCATCATCTGTCATGAAACATTCAACATCAAAACCATGTCTTTGTAATTGATGTACTAACTTTAAATCTTCAGTTGCGGCAATACTACCAGTAACACAAAGAATTATCTTCATATATATCCCCCATATTTATTATAAATTAAGAGAAAATCCCTTTTTATTCTCATTATCTTTTATTAATTTAAAACTATGTACTATCTTATCATAATTTGATCTTTGAGATTCATATGATTCTACTGGTGTAGAAAAAAGTACTACATATAATTTACCATCACTCATTTTCATCCATGTAGCCACATGCTCTTTCTGTGTACCATCAGGCTCATTTATAATATATCTGTGAATTAGAACAGATCTATTATTTAATGTTGAAGAAGCTTCCTGAATTCTAATATAATTACCATATTGTGTTAATCCTTGATTATTAGTATTATATGCTTGTTGTAAATCATTCCCTAATTCTGGAGGTACTTGTTGTATTACAACTGATGTATTAGCATCCTTTGGATTTGCTACTGCCGCTATTGATCCTTCAGATACACTATTTGCTTCTGACCACCCCTCAGGATAAATAAAAGTTACACCATTTTTTTCATAAGTTTCTCCTGAAGTCATTATAGGTCCTAAAAGTCCACCATAATATATGGCGACACAGACAAGTACTAATAAAATAATTGTTATTATTGTTTTAACCCATTTCATAATATATACTCCCTATAATCTAAATCATGTAGTAGTATTACTTGAAGATGTACTAGATTTAGATGTGGTTTTACTACTTGAATTAGTTGCTTTCTTAGTATTTTTCTTATTAACAACTTTTGAAGTGTTTATCTTCTGATATTTTTGGACTGTATTCTTTTGTAGAGTAGTATTATTACTCTGTGTGGCATTAATAGAAGTAACAGTATCATTAGCACTGAATGCTGAATCAGATACGGTTATGTTAATACCTGTTTCATTTTCTACTGTGTGTAATGCAGATATTCCTGCAAAAATTCCAATACCAAATGCTAATAATACAAATAATACTAATAAAATTCTTTTAGTACTTTTACTAAAGATTTGTTTACTGCTGATTTCTGAGAATTCCTCATTTTTAACTGAGGAATATCCATCCACAAAATCATCATATAATTCTTCTTTTTTATTTCTAGATTCTTCAATTTTTGATGATTTAAAACCTTTTGCTTCTTGAAGTTTACTTACAGCTTCCATATTACCCAATTTACGTTCATATCTTATTCTTAATGTATCATATTCATCTAAAGAAAGATTACCTTTATTTTTTTGCTCTTCCAAATATTTTA is a window encoding:
- the coaBC gene encoding bifunctional phosphopantothenoylcysteine decarboxylase/phosphopantothenate--cysteine ligase CoaBC; the protein is MKIILCVTGSIAATEDLKLVHQLQRHGFDVECFMTDDACDIITPLSMEFATKNPVVTKITGNVEHVKNAQADLILVAPATANTISKFAYKIADTSVTTLLLTASGYKTPILFVPSMHISMYHAIEENINKIKEKHPEVRFIEPTNEERKAKFPSKHDIVLEVERMVSENKLDGMNVVITAGGTFEEIDAMRGITNRSSGKMGVEIAKEAYRQGANVTLICGITKTHIPKTFRRINVESSREMAEVVKKEIINADIFVSTAAVSDFEVENKSDLKYSSDNDLSLNLRRLPKILEQVREINSNIFIVGFKAEAGLSEGDLIKKATNKKNQYDVDLMVANDILVEGAGPGCEDNEVYLISDDGCEKLCLDSKWHISQKIIDRIYKLI
- a CDS encoding PsbP-related protein, translating into MKWVKTIITIILLVLVCVAIYYGGLLGPIMTSGETYEKNGVTFIYPEGWSEANSVSEGSIAAVANPKDANTSVVIQQVPPELGNDLQQAYNTNNQGLTQYGNYIRIQEASSTLNNRSVLIHRYIINEPDGTQKEHVATWMKMSDGKLYVVLFSTPVESYESQRSNYDKIVHSFKLIKDNENKKGFSLNL